From a single Desulfonatronovibrio hydrogenovorans DSM 9292 genomic region:
- a CDS encoding flagellar hook-length control protein FliK has translation MQNFPTTDPLSGAAGFFDTGPRKSSGHGTWTDDFKSVFKGAVESGQDDQSPRSAGAKQSSLDKNRNSRTGQSQFKDDDLSREDFAAVKKVLRDHGVSAGEIKELEKRFEKSGLTWKELLSALDFTRLSRTSTGLTNNEKSRLMGFFSMLGFNPLESGNLVHKLENGKFSQAWEQVSQRLDQASGERGFSISREHAQALFKVMGIGSDQQEKFNSFLGRHLGKSEMGNFLAMVRKEASGSTGSTLNELLTGPQGQKAALSGNLSSLLAEIARIASREEPAVDKGDKIKELSFIKAKKENAPKGIVSQGLDGNKEGSGRIRQDETMARFHDQSDNSRNHQGNSRDERSLFDRLNSHQTKGESSGQPQKNDDNWDKFLSRIRTSPDSTDLKSAVAGDFRARNSAESIRQNPHLQQREFVSRQILEQVQNGIFKRMDAGRTQISLQLDPPDLGRVGVLLQMKDKEVRAVIRPTSPEVAQIISDNLARLKASLEQQGLRVNKIEVQTQTQEGQTQTWQGQEEHNKARERMREAVRMARMRGLDREAGQDAPSEDGGIIISDDFLSGRGLDIFA, from the coding sequence ATGCAAAATTTTCCCACCACAGATCCTTTGTCCGGTGCAGCGGGCTTTTTTGATACAGGGCCCAGGAAGAGCTCTGGTCACGGGACCTGGACAGATGATTTCAAAAGCGTGTTCAAAGGCGCAGTGGAATCCGGTCAGGATGATCAGAGTCCCAGAAGCGCAGGAGCCAAACAAAGCTCTCTGGACAAAAACCGTAATTCCAGGACCGGCCAGAGCCAGTTCAAGGATGATGATCTGAGCAGGGAAGATTTTGCCGCAGTCAAGAAGGTGCTCCGTGATCACGGAGTCAGTGCCGGAGAGATCAAGGAGCTGGAAAAAAGGTTTGAAAAGTCCGGTCTGACCTGGAAAGAGCTTTTATCAGCCCTTGACTTTACCAGGCTTTCCCGGACTTCAACTGGTCTGACCAATAATGAAAAAAGTCGGCTCATGGGCTTTTTCAGCATGCTGGGATTTAATCCCCTGGAAAGCGGAAACCTTGTTCACAAGCTTGAGAATGGAAAATTTTCCCAGGCATGGGAACAGGTCTCTCAGAGACTTGACCAGGCCTCCGGGGAAAGAGGATTCAGCATTAGCAGGGAGCATGCTCAGGCCCTTTTCAAGGTCATGGGCATAGGCAGTGACCAGCAGGAAAAGTTCAACTCATTTCTGGGTCGTCACCTGGGAAAGTCTGAAATGGGCAACTTTCTGGCCATGGTCAGGAAGGAAGCATCAGGCAGCACAGGCAGTACCCTGAACGAGCTGCTGACCGGACCTCAGGGTCAGAAGGCAGCCCTGTCAGGCAATCTGTCTTCACTGCTGGCAGAAATAGCCAGGATCGCCTCCAGAGAGGAACCAGCAGTGGACAAGGGGGACAAAATCAAGGAGCTGTCCTTTATCAAGGCCAAAAAAGAGAACGCACCCAAGGGAATCGTCAGCCAGGGCCTGGATGGAAATAAAGAGGGCAGCGGTCGGATCAGGCAGGATGAGACTATGGCCAGGTTTCATGACCAGTCAGACAATTCCAGGAACCACCAGGGCAATTCCAGAGATGAGCGTTCTTTGTTTGATCGGCTGAACAGTCACCAGACCAAAGGTGAGTCATCCGGCCAGCCACAGAAAAATGATGATAACTGGGATAAATTTTTGAGTAGAATCAGAACATCGCCTGATTCCACTGACTTGAAAAGCGCAGTGGCCGGAGACTTCAGGGCCAGGAACTCGGCGGAGTCAATCAGACAGAACCCCCATCTCCAGCAGCGGGAATTTGTTTCCCGCCAGATCCTGGAGCAGGTTCAGAACGGGATTTTCAAAAGGATGGATGCCGGCAGGACCCAGATTTCACTCCAGCTTGATCCTCCGGACCTGGGACGGGTGGGGGTGCTGCTGCAGATGAAAGACAAGGAGGTCCGGGCGGTCATCAGGCCCACCAGCCCTGAAGTGGCCCAGATCATCAGCGACAACCTGGCCAGGCTCAAAGCAAGTCTTGAACAGCAGGGGCTCAGGGTAAACAAGATTGAAGTCCAGACTCAGACCCAGGAGGGGCAGACCCAGACCTGGCAAGGCCAGGAAGAGCACAACAAGGCCAGGGAAAGGATGCGGGAGGCAGTGAGAATGGCCAGGATGCGCGGTCTGGACCGGGAGGCCGGGCAGGATGCTCCTTCTGAAGATGGGGGGATAATCATCAGTGATGACTTTTTAAGTGGCAGGGGCCTGGATATCTTTGCCTGA
- a CDS encoding PP2C family protein-serine/threonine phosphatase: MDGIRILIAENSEEYRRFLVSLLGSDYIVETCSDRNRLIDRYLSFSPQIVLMDVSRDAAESLGAIRYIRSQANDNDVFILVLSGQASNELMIRALNCGANDYILKTLVREELLARLEVARRQISLVHQLHLAYRRISSEMDTVADLQNRLLPREHPVIPGINLDWLYHPSGRASGDYFDYFAVNDHVLRFVVADVSGHGARAAFIMNTVRTIFQVSRRHHLSLDQVITFINEDLCGSVGDEMDFVTLAACDLNLQEKSVLFINAGHCPGLFCIDHQVFFASPPTARPLGFFKLDLQPVKIAYSDWIKIMLFTDGFYEWEVEPNEFLGLPRFLDLAGNMMAEDDFCLQRLKTHLESIPEMPPAFRDDLTALVVQTSAL, translated from the coding sequence ATGGACGGTATCAGAATTCTTATTGCGGAAAATTCAGAAGAGTACAGAAGGTTTCTGGTCAGCCTGCTGGGAAGCGACTATATTGTTGAAACCTGTTCTGACCGGAATCGTCTCATCGACAGATACCTTTCCTTTTCTCCTCAGATAGTCCTTATGGATGTAAGCCGAGACGCAGCTGAATCCCTGGGGGCTATAAGATACATCAGAAGTCAAGCCAATGACAATGATGTGTTCATTCTTGTCCTGTCCGGACAGGCATCTAATGAACTCATGATCAGGGCCCTTAACTGCGGAGCCAATGACTATATCCTGAAGACTCTGGTCCGGGAGGAACTTCTGGCCCGGCTGGAGGTGGCCAGAAGGCAGATCAGTCTGGTCCATCAGCTTCATCTGGCTTACAGGCGCATATCTTCGGAAATGGATACTGTTGCTGATCTGCAGAACCGTCTTCTGCCCAGGGAACATCCGGTTATCCCTGGAATCAACCTGGACTGGCTTTACCATCCTTCTGGAAGGGCAAGTGGTGATTACTTTGATTATTTTGCGGTAAATGATCATGTGCTGCGGTTTGTGGTGGCCGATGTCTCAGGGCACGGGGCCAGGGCTGCCTTTATCATGAACACGGTGCGCACGATTTTTCAGGTATCCAGGCGGCACCATCTGTCCCTGGACCAGGTCATCACTTTTATCAATGAAGACCTGTGCGGAAGCGTGGGAGATGAAATGGACTTTGTCACCCTGGCGGCCTGTGATCTTAATCTTCAGGAGAAGAGCGTACTTTTTATAAATGCTGGACATTGCCCCGGGCTGTTCTGCATTGACCACCAGGTATTCTTTGCTTCTCCGCCCACTGCCAGACCTCTGGGCTTCTTTAAACTGGACCTGCAGCCGGTGAAGATTGCCTATTCCGACTGGATCAAGATTATGCTTTTCACTGACGGATTTTATGAGTGGGAAGTGGAACCGAATGAATTCTTGGGGCTGCCCAGGTTCCTGGACCTGGCCGGGAACATGATGGCTGAAGATGATTTCTGCCTGCAGCGATTAAAGACGCATCTGGAATCCATTCCTGAAATGCCCCCGGCTTTCCGGGATGACCTGACCGCCCTGGTGGTTCAAACCTCTGCCCTGTGA
- the panB gene encoding 3-methyl-2-oxobutanoate hydroxymethyltransferase: MNKTTVPDVLRAKGQNKLAMVTAYDYSMARLADQCGLDMILVGDSLGMVSLGYDSTLPVTMQDMLHHTRAVARGVDKALVVADMPFMSYQTGVGRAVYNAGRFMKESLAGAVKVEGGAAIVPQIRAMVESGIPVMGHLGLTPQHVAMFGGFKVQGRGKSGELIAEQAGQLEQAGCFCLVLEAIPPGLAGRITKKLNIPTIGIGAGPECDGQVLVINDLLGMNDEFTPRFVKKYADLSVIIKKALTDYVQDVRSGGFPREEHCYRED, from the coding sequence ATGAACAAGACAACTGTACCGGATGTGTTAAGGGCAAAGGGACAAAACAAGCTGGCCATGGTCACGGCTTATGACTATTCCATGGCCAGACTGGCAGATCAGTGCGGACTGGACATGATTCTGGTGGGTGATTCTCTGGGCATGGTAAGTCTTGGCTACGACAGCACTCTGCCGGTGACCATGCAGGATATGCTCCACCATACCCGGGCCGTGGCCAGGGGAGTAGACAAGGCCCTGGTGGTGGCTGACATGCCGTTCATGTCCTATCAGACCGGGGTAGGCCGGGCCGTTTACAATGCAGGCCGGTTCATGAAGGAATCCCTGGCCGGGGCAGTCAAGGTGGAAGGCGGGGCCGCTATAGTGCCTCAGATCCGGGCCATGGTGGAATCCGGAATACCGGTCATGGGACACCTGGGATTGACCCCGCAGCATGTGGCCATGTTCGGCGGTTTCAAGGTTCAGGGACGGGGAAAGTCGGGAGAACTGATTGCTGAGCAGGCTGGTCAGTTGGAACAAGCAGGATGTTTTTGCCTGGTTCTGGAGGCGATTCCTCCGGGTCTGGCAGGAAGAATTACAAAAAAACTGAACATTCCCACCATAGGGATCGGGGCCGGGCCTGAGTGCGATGGACAGGTCCTGGTCATTAACGATCTGCTTGGCATGAATGATGAATTCACTCCCAGGTTTGTGAAAAAGTATGCTGATCTTTCCGTGATTATCAAAAAGGCCCTGACGGATTACGTCCAGGATGTCCGATCAGGAGGATTCCCCAGAGAGGAGCACTGTTACCGGGAAGATTGA
- a CDS encoding CgeB family protein, with translation MSAEISYSLSPVQRSEQVEDVEISACNRTFRLMGRFGHRLTDSAVKALEEGKDLLPVLVGAGSRQYLEAVLKAHPGPMAVVDKEEQIMKMTGTDQVLAKFRDRVLLIHSGSSTDALTVLTRWQMQNQGRPFLSLSLPSYLRLDRSYYKELDTALKTGAKYDFWARSRYSKFKADNPRILLITTDYFLMGEIIAACQRLDVPHRLLDLQDKEMGREDFVRDFLQAVLEFRPDFVFTINHMGLDREGVLVDLLEKMELPLASWFVDNPHLILYRYQNLASPLCTIFTWDSDNLPSLSARGFNRVHYLPLATDAQRFVPGRLLSGFPGQARDISFVGNSMVHKVRARLDRVLKADQGKRLGAGFQEVAGAFIQSRHNLVSSLLEEKFPALWRDFQDLPDMESRLDYEALVTWESTRIYRKKCVERILPFHPLIAGDDGWKETFIGSDKWAYVPELNYYADLPGFYAHARINFNTTSAQMKGAVNQRVFDVPACGSFLITDHRRQLEDLLEPGREVVCYHELDEIGDLVRYYLKNPDQRNEVAARARKRVLDEHTYDHRLRALCAQMKKIYG, from the coding sequence GTGAGTGCTGAAATAAGCTATTCCCTGTCCCCAGTCCAAAGATCTGAACAGGTCGAGGATGTGGAGATATCAGCCTGCAACCGGACATTCAGGCTCATGGGCCGTTTTGGCCACCGGCTGACAGACAGCGCTGTCAAGGCTTTGGAAGAAGGAAAGGATCTGCTGCCGGTCCTTGTTGGGGCAGGTTCCAGGCAATATCTGGAAGCGGTTCTTAAAGCCCATCCAGGCCCCATGGCTGTTGTGGACAAGGAAGAACAGATCATGAAGATGACCGGCACCGACCAGGTCCTTGCAAAATTCAGGGACCGGGTCCTTTTGATTCATTCCGGCTCTTCCACGGACGCTCTGACCGTCCTGACCAGATGGCAGATGCAAAACCAGGGACGTCCTTTCCTGAGCTTGTCCCTTCCCTCCTACTTGCGCCTGGATCGAAGCTATTACAAGGAACTGGATACAGCCCTCAAAACAGGAGCAAAGTACGACTTCTGGGCCAGGTCCAGATATTCAAAATTCAAGGCTGATAACCCCAGGATACTCCTGATCACCACTGACTACTTTCTCATGGGGGAGATCATTGCCGCCTGCCAGCGCCTGGATGTTCCCCACCGCCTTCTTGATCTTCAGGACAAGGAAATGGGCAGGGAAGATTTTGTCCGGGACTTTTTGCAGGCCGTACTGGAATTCCGGCCTGATTTTGTCTTCACCATCAACCACATGGGGCTGGACAGGGAGGGGGTCCTGGTGGACCTGCTGGAAAAAATGGAGCTGCCTCTGGCATCCTGGTTTGTGGACAATCCCCACCTGATCCTCTACCGCTACCAGAATCTGGCCAGCCCGTTGTGCACAATCTTCACCTGGGACTCAGACAACTTGCCAAGCCTGAGTGCAAGGGGGTTTAACAGGGTGCATTATCTGCCCCTGGCCACTGATGCCCAACGTTTTGTCCCTGGCAGGCTGCTGTCCGGATTCCCGGGACAGGCCCGGGATATATCCTTTGTGGGCAATTCTATGGTCCACAAGGTGAGGGCCAGACTGGACAGGGTGCTCAAGGCCGACCAGGGCAAAAGGCTGGGGGCCGGTTTTCAGGAGGTGGCAGGGGCCTTTATTCAAAGCAGGCATAATCTGGTATCCTCATTGCTGGAAGAAAAGTTTCCTGCTTTGTGGAGGGATTTCCAGGACCTGCCGGACATGGAGTCAAGGCTGGATTACGAAGCACTGGTCACCTGGGAATCCACCAGGATCTACAGAAAAAAGTGCGTGGAACGGATCCTCCCCTTTCATCCCCTGATTGCCGGAGATGACGGATGGAAGGAGACTTTTATTGGCTCAGACAAATGGGCATACGTTCCTGAACTGAATTACTATGCTGATCTGCCTGGCTTTTATGCCCATGCCAGGATAAATTTCAACACTACCAGCGCCCAGATGAAAGGGGCAGTCAACCAGAGGGTCTTTGATGTCCCGGCCTGCGGGTCGTTTCTGATCACTGATCACCGCAGACAGCTGGAGGATCTGCTGGAGCCGGGCAGGGAAGTTGTCTGTTATCATGAACTGGATGAAATAGGTGACCTGGTCAGGTATTATTTGAAAAATCCGGACCAGAGAAATGAAGTTGCTGCCAGGGCCAGGAAGAGGGTTCTGGATGAGCATACCTATGACCACAGGCTGCGAGCCCTGTGTGCTCAAATGAAGAAGATTTATGGCTAA
- a CDS encoding flagellar hook protein FlgE: protein MSLSSSLYTGVSGLKGHGQKMGVIGNNISNVNTVGFKGSRLHFEDFISQDVNTSAGVGQVGRGVATGAIMADFQQGALETTNEATDVAIGGDGFFVVSPKNSEQQFFTRAGNFRFDKDGFLVDPHGNAVQGWSVRQDTDGGIADDDQVLAAASGVQIQGVPTDIRLENFQSPPEATRQVEMMVNLDSNSVERSRSFPRRAEEEMGSFAVLYQVGGDELFLDPGDDRLKYADGTAYTVEVGGNNYELEWDGDEFILVGAGPLDEDPASEHGVDVSINQGFLTYEIDGTQVYLRSDDENRLIDDEGNPYTVDVGGNNYELEWDGDEFILVGAGPLDGDPASEHGVNVLQPYPFFSMFNNWDANQDVPLGDARYAYQSTIKVYDANGSSYNLTTYFDPVRDPDVIAGSGGNRQWEYMVTVNPINDNREGMEGAKSQGVLMTGSLTFNAAGDIIGQSAFTLDEDGLGNPDNLASWVPADFSQNGYPVFTANFLGEDNASYTGADNARNIEMNFGLRNRTGSWNVNPDTFNANMIGTDPGNLPNFIDTERSALSTTHYSSASTTLFQTQDGYTSGFLQNISIDRDGVLTGRYSNGQVLDLYALTLADFNNQWGLRREGGNLFTETRSSGPAITGLAGTGSLGSISANSLEMSNVDLATEFVKMITTEKGFQANSKIITTTDQMLNVLIQMKR, encoded by the coding sequence ATGAGCCTTTCATCATCCCTTTATACCGGGGTCAGCGGCCTTAAGGGGCACGGCCAGAAAATGGGGGTTATTGGAAACAACATCTCCAACGTGAACACAGTTGGGTTCAAGGGGTCACGCCTGCATTTCGAGGACTTTATCAGCCAGGATGTGAACACCTCGGCCGGAGTGGGCCAGGTGGGACGCGGCGTAGCCACAGGGGCCATTATGGCTGACTTCCAGCAGGGAGCCCTGGAGACCACCAATGAAGCCACAGACGTGGCCATTGGTGGTGATGGTTTTTTTGTGGTCAGCCCCAAGAACAGTGAACAGCAGTTTTTCACCAGGGCCGGGAATTTCCGGTTCGACAAGGACGGATTCCTGGTGGACCCCCATGGCAACGCTGTCCAGGGATGGTCGGTGCGCCAGGATACAGATGGTGGCATTGCAGATGATGATCAGGTTCTGGCTGCAGCTTCTGGAGTTCAAATCCAGGGTGTACCTACAGACATCAGGCTGGAAAACTTTCAGTCTCCGCCAGAAGCGACCAGGCAGGTTGAAATGATGGTCAACCTGGATTCCAACAGTGTGGAGAGATCAAGAAGTTTTCCTAGAAGAGCTGAAGAGGAGATGGGTAGCTTTGCAGTTCTCTATCAAGTAGGTGGTGATGAGCTTTTTCTTGATCCAGGTGATGATAGATTAAAATATGCAGATGGAACTGCGTATACTGTAGAAGTTGGAGGTAATAACTATGAACTTGAGTGGGATGGAGATGAGTTTATATTAGTAGGTGCAGGGCCTCTAGATGAAGATCCAGCATCTGAGCATGGTGTGGATGTGTCAATAAACCAAGGTTTTCTAACTTATGAGATTGATGGCACACAAGTATATTTAAGGAGTGATGATGAGAATCGTTTAATTGATGATGAAGGAAATCCGTATACTGTAGATGTTGGAGGTAATAACTATGAACTTGAGTGGGATGGAGATGAATTTATATTAGTAGGTGCAGGGCCTCTAGATGGAGATCCAGCATCTGAGCATGGTGTAAACGTATTGCAACCTTATCCATTTTTTTCAATGTTCAATAACTGGGATGCTAATCAAGATGTTCCTCTGGGTGATGCCAGGTATGCTTATCAAAGTACTATCAAAGTATATGATGCCAATGGCTCGTCTTATAATCTGACTACATATTTTGATCCTGTCAGAGATCCTGATGTAATTGCGGGATCAGGAGGGAACAGGCAATGGGAATATATGGTCACGGTAAATCCCATTAATGACAACAGGGAAGGAATGGAAGGAGCTAAGAGCCAAGGCGTGCTCATGACAGGTTCTTTAACTTTTAATGCTGCTGGCGACATTATTGGGCAAAGTGCCTTTACCCTGGATGAGGATGGTTTGGGTAACCCTGATAATCTCGCAAGCTGGGTTCCTGCCGATTTTTCCCAAAATGGATATCCCGTGTTTACAGCAAACTTTTTGGGAGAAGATAATGCCAGCTATACTGGGGCTGACAATGCCAGAAATATAGAAATGAATTTTGGTTTGCGTAACAGGACAGGGAGTTGGAATGTCAATCCAGATACTTTTAATGCAAATATGATTGGCACTGACCCGGGTAATCTTCCAAATTTTATAGATACCGAACGTAGCGCCCTGTCCACTACCCACTACAGCTCTGCCTCCACCACCCTGTTCCAGACCCAGGACGGATATACCTCTGGCTTTCTGCAGAATATATCCATTGACCGGGATGGCGTGCTCACAGGCAGATATTCCAATGGCCAGGTCCTGGACCTTTACGCCCTGACCCTGGCGGATTTCAACAACCAGTGGGGTCTGAGACGGGAAGGGGGCAACCTGTTCACCGAGACCAGGAGTTCGGGTCCGGCTATCACCGGCCTGGCAGGTACCGGAAGTTTGGGATCAATATCAGCTAACTCCCTGGAAATGTCCAATGTGGATCTGGCCACTGAGTTTGTCAAAATGATCACCACGGAAAAAGGCTTCCAGGCCAATTCCAAGATCATTACCACCACGGACCAGATGCTTAACGTGCTCATCCAGATGAAGAGGTAG
- a CDS encoding glycosyltransferase family 9 protein: MAKPILILQMQRMGDLIMSFPLFLWLKKTYPGHRIQVVGEKIFYEGLVEMSPEVLYVPWQRREFALKEDYRLVINLSHRPEAAWLAGKVKSEELAGPYLTDSKVLRIAGQWQLYRSSIVHNNRYNRFHWAELNALDVVPWQLIGNTRWNQPETTAGNQRIGLFIGASQSNKRPGTEFYALLCNELVRCGYQPVILGGPGEKDLAGKIIGRCRVKPLSLVGRLNLIQLGKVCRGLNLLITPDTGPMHLAAWIGLKTLNLSLGPVNPWETGPYQPGHLVMRSSVSCTGCWECTRRDPMCAGTFRVRQVMVLVREMLCSGPEKATARDFKGVNVFRTGRKRGLYALESVKAKHVLSNDLAGFWQSFWKFQFGLESQESLFQNALAIHDAHPFLKDRFSRCAVSFLAELKRLMARGSLPDRTFWRDTPPYFRPFTGYVHLMWQNSDYSSQSLTRSIELAAQLADLFSPGP, encoded by the coding sequence ATGGCTAAACCGATCCTGATTCTTCAGATGCAGAGGATGGGGGACCTGATCATGTCATTCCCCCTTTTTTTGTGGCTGAAAAAGACATATCCGGGCCACAGGATACAGGTTGTGGGGGAAAAGATCTTTTATGAAGGTCTGGTGGAGATGTCCCCGGAGGTTTTATATGTCCCCTGGCAGAGACGGGAGTTTGCCCTGAAAGAGGACTACCGCCTGGTGATCAACCTGAGTCACCGGCCAGAAGCGGCCTGGCTGGCAGGAAAGGTCAAGTCAGAAGAGCTGGCCGGGCCTTACCTGACAGACAGCAAGGTCCTGCGGATTGCTGGTCAGTGGCAGCTATACCGATCAAGTATTGTACACAACAACCGCTACAACCGGTTCCACTGGGCTGAACTCAATGCTCTGGATGTCGTACCCTGGCAGCTCATAGGCAATACCAGGTGGAATCAGCCGGAAACCACTGCTGGAAATCAGCGGATCGGTCTTTTTATTGGAGCCAGCCAGAGCAACAAGAGGCCTGGGACCGAGTTTTACGCCCTTTTATGTAATGAACTTGTGAGATGCGGTTACCAGCCTGTGATCCTGGGCGGTCCAGGTGAGAAGGACCTGGCCGGAAAAATAATCGGGCGGTGCCGGGTCAAACCCTTAAGCCTTGTAGGCAGGCTGAACCTTATCCAGCTGGGAAAGGTCTGCCGGGGACTGAACCTGCTCATTACCCCGGACACCGGTCCCATGCATCTGGCTGCCTGGATCGGCTTGAAGACCCTGAACCTCTCCCTTGGGCCGGTAAATCCATGGGAGACAGGCCCTTATCAGCCCGGTCATCTGGTCATGCGTTCCAGTGTCAGCTGTACCGGCTGCTGGGAATGTACCAGGAGGGATCCGATGTGTGCTGGCACCTTTCGGGTCCGGCAGGTTATGGTTCTGGTCCGGGAGATGCTCTGCTCCGGCCCGGAAAAAGCCACAGCCAGGGATTTCAAGGGGGTCAACGTGTTCAGGACCGGCCGGAAGCGAGGCCTGTACGCCCTGGAATCTGTCAAGGCCAAACATGTCCTTTCCAATGACCTGGCCGGATTCTGGCAAAGTTTCTGGAAATTTCAATTCGGCCTGGAATCCCAAGAAAGTCTTTTTCAAAATGCTTTGGCAATACATGATGCCCACCCCTTTTTAAAGGACAGGTTTTCCCGATGCGCTGTAAGTTTCCTGGCGGAACTGAAAAGGCTCATGGCCCGGGGCAGCCTGCCGGACCGTACCTTCTGGAGGGATACTCCTCCGTATTTCAGGCCGTTTACCGGCTATGTCCACCTGATGTGGCAGAACAGCGACTATTCCAGCCAGTCCCTGACCCGGTCCATTGAGCTGGCTGCTCAGCTTGCAGATCTGTTTTCCCCTGGACCCTGA
- a CDS encoding ATP-binding protein: MLDLTLKTTISPCRARMITRGMVNFLRELITDDVLHDIELALTEACSNVALHAYPGGSGPVWIRMTVSLNREISFQLVDQGVEFSCPLDLPGKDSHSGRGIYIIRRVASGFSYERKDGSNILCFKKTIRRDQWKECV; the protein is encoded by the coding sequence ATGCTTGACCTGACCTTGAAGACAACCATCTCTCCATGCAGGGCAAGGATGATCACCCGGGGCATGGTCAACTTTCTCAGGGAACTGATAACTGATGATGTGCTGCACGACATCGAGCTGGCCCTGACCGAGGCCTGCTCCAATGTTGCCCTGCACGCTTATCCCGGTGGCTCAGGGCCGGTCTGGATCCGGATGACGGTCAGCCTGAACAGGGAAATCAGCTTTCAACTGGTTGACCAGGGGGTTGAGTTTTCCTGTCCCCTGGATCTGCCTGGCAAGGATTCTCATTCAGGAAGGGGGATATATATAATCCGCAGGGTGGCCAGCGGTTTCAGCTATGAGCGAAAGGACGGGTCCAATATTCTCTGCTTTAAAAAGACAATAAGAAGGGATCAATGGAAAGAGTGCGTCTGA
- a CDS encoding flagellar hook assembly protein FlgD, producing the protein MYTSSAAPSMVGQWDRDREAEKIPSADKHGQLGKMEFLKLLITQLENQDPLNPMDDKEFVAQLAQFSSLEQMTNIAEDVNAIRENSTVHDLTGAVGFIGREVMAYGYELSKDGSHVSTMYYTLPEAAKKMYINIFDQNGNMVQTVELQGRQAGNYEFKWDGKDYNGNSLADGNYLVYMAAEGLNGEPVMIDSYVSGRVSGVQNFGGEPYLRLTDGRLLKFSEVTEIVGSYDEYEDSDDQESEDN; encoded by the coding sequence ATGTACACCAGCAGTGCAGCTCCCAGCATGGTGGGACAATGGGACAGGGACAGAGAAGCGGAAAAGATTCCCAGTGCAGACAAGCATGGTCAACTGGGCAAGATGGAGTTTCTGAAACTGTTGATTACCCAGCTGGAAAATCAGGATCCCCTTAATCCCATGGATGACAAGGAATTTGTTGCTCAGCTGGCCCAGTTCTCCAGTCTTGAGCAGATGACCAATATTGCCGAGGACGTGAACGCTATCCGGGAAAACAGCACGGTCCATGATCTGACTGGAGCGGTGGGCTTCATCGGCAGGGAAGTCATGGCCTATGGATATGAACTGAGCAAGGACGGCAGTCATGTTTCCACCATGTACTACACCCTGCCTGAAGCAGCCAAGAAAATGTACATTAATATTTTTGACCAGAATGGAAACATGGTTCAGACAGTTGAACTCCAGGGCCGGCAGGCCGGGAATTACGAGTTCAAGTGGGACGGCAAGGACTACAATGGAAACAGTCTGGCCGACGGTAACTACCTGGTGTACATGGCGGCCGAAGGGCTGAATGGTGAGCCGGTCATGATCGACAGCTACGTGTCCGGCAGGGTGTCCGGAGTGCAGAATTTCGGAGGAGAGCCTTATCTCAGGCTTACTGACGGACGCCTGCTCAAGTTCTCAGAAGTAACCGAGATTGTCGGTTCTTACGATGAGTATGAAGATTCAGACGATCAGGAATCTGAAGATAATTAA
- a CDS encoding STAS domain-containing protein translates to MERVRLINEDGLVKIFVEGEITLEIIAELKTLFNNVFMRDWHSLVVDLSGVRFMDSSGIGFLTAMNNRACQMNRGFVLENPSDQVLKTLKLVNLADYFRIVRSEC, encoded by the coding sequence ATGGAAAGAGTGCGTCTGATTAATGAGGATGGGCTGGTAAAGATTTTTGTGGAAGGGGAGATCACCCTGGAGATCATTGCCGAGTTAAAGACACTGTTCAATAATGTGTTCATGCGGGACTGGCACAGTCTGGTGGTTGATCTTTCTGGAGTCAGGTTTATGGACAGTTCAGGCATCGGATTCTTGACCGCCATGAACAACAGGGCCTGCCAGATGAACAGGGGCTTTGTCCTGGAGAATCCCTCGGACCAGGTCCTTAAGACTTTGAAGCTGGTCAATCTGGCTGATTATTTCAGGATTGTCCGCAGTGAGTGCTGA
- the dtd gene encoding D-aminoacyl-tRNA deacylase — translation MQRVKWARVKVDSLVAGEIENGLMVLIGFSARDTDLPGQRPWKTIIAKLPRLRVFSDDLGNLNLSLKDVQGRILLIPQFTLYADCRKGRRPGFSGSAPYDVARDLFERFAADLAREGPGVALGVFGAEMEVELNNFGPVTIMLDSDDFFC, via the coding sequence GTGCAAAGGGTGAAATGGGCCAGGGTCAAGGTTGACAGTCTGGTTGCCGGGGAGATTGAAAACGGGCTCATGGTTCTAATCGGCTTTTCAGCCCGGGATACTGACCTTCCGGGGCAAAGGCCCTGGAAGACCATCATAGCCAAGCTTCCAAGGCTGAGGGTATTTTCTGATGACCTGGGAAATCTCAACCTGAGTCTGAAGGATGTCCAGGGCCGGATACTGCTCATACCTCAGTTCACCTTGTACGCTGACTGCCGGAAGGGGCGCAGACCAGGATTTTCCGGCTCAGCGCCTTATGACGTGGCCAGGGATCTATTTGAAAGATTTGCAGCTGATCTTGCCCGGGAAGGGCCAGGGGTTGCGCTTGGAGTATTCGGGGCTGAAATGGAAGTTGAACTGAACAATTTCGGTCCAGTGACGATCATGCTGGACAGTGATGATTTTTTCTGCTGA